A single genomic interval of Helianthus annuus cultivar XRQ/B chromosome 6, HanXRQr2.0-SUNRISE, whole genome shotgun sequence harbors:
- the LOC110865711 gene encoding uncharacterized protein LOC110865711, translated as MARRDSDYSHVRRIADRGNGRDGLSSRARGEDRRPVRRTADRGNIGVDPDPRDLKIKRLRQRVRDLELQHEIRQLKQRIQDLEDSSSWKETEPEELVRDKLSGDEENPTNDDTIFDSSPTYDEYKDEEWYSWASSDGSNETVGFGRKSRAKNIFDYSKMSIADIINENYGDEAISKFCSIESIKGGGSTMVMGGSATTYWIRCACTVVQVWSRAERFVKLSCLGGV; from the coding sequence ATGGCTCGACGTGATAGCGATTACTCTCATGTCCGTAGAATCGCCGACCGAGGCAACGGAAGAGATGGTCTCAGTTCACGTGCTCGTGGTGAAGATCGACGCCCTGTTCGTAGAACCGCCGACCGAGGTAACATCGGAGTTGATCCCGACCCACGCGATCTCAAGATCAAGCGACTCCGGCAACGAGTTAGGGATCTCGAGTTACAACACGAGATTAGACAACTCAAGCAAAGGATCCAAGATCTTGAGGACTCTTCGTCATGGAAGGAAACGGAACCGGAAGAACTCGTCAGGGACAAGTTATCCGGGGATGAGGAGAATCCTACCAATGATGACACTATCTTTGATTCTTCTCCTACGTATGATGAATACAAGGACGAGGAATGGTATTCTTGGGCATCCAGTGATGGTTCAAATGAAACAGTGGGATTTGGCAGGAAGTCTCGAGCTAAAAATATATTTGATTATTCAAAGATGAGTATTGCTGACATTATTAACGAGAATTATGGTGATGAAGCGATTTCCAAGTTTTGTAGTATTGAAAGTATTAAAGGTGGTGGTTCTACGATGGTGATGGGTGGTTCGGCGACTACCTATTGGATTCGATGTGCTTGTACG